ACGATTGACTTTACCAATAATTGCGGCTTGGGCACAGATTAAGGGTATCGATCTTGTTGGCACCGCCGATTTTACTCACCCAGTCTGGTTATCGGAGATCAGAAAACAGTTAACAGAAGATGGGGAGGGGATTTACAGACTTCGAGATGAGTTCAGAGTTGATCTGCCATACGCGGTGAAAGAACCTCGACCGGTGCGATTTACCCTCACGCATGAAATCGCGACGATTTGGAGTCAGAATGGGAAATTGCGAAGGATGCATACTGTTGTGGTGGCGCCAAATCTTGAGGTTGCGGAAAAATTGACCAAAACTCTTACTCCCCATGGTAAACTCGGCGCTGACGGCCGGCCAATTTTAGGCATGAGCGCACGGACCCTGGCCGAATTGGCATGGTCAGTTGATGAACGGATGCTAATAATTCCGGCGCATGCTTGGACGCCATGGTTTGCGGTTTTTGGCTCACAGTCGGGATTTGATTCACTTGAAGAGTGTTTTGGCGCCGATCTCGTCGATCGAATTCCGGCGATTGAAACGGGGATGAGTTCGAATCCGGCAATGAATTGGCAACTCTCCGCGCTTGATTCAGTCGCGCTTATTTCTTGTTCCGATGGCCATTCACCAGATAACCTCGGCCGCGAAGCGACGGTTTTCCATGTCGAAGATGATCTATCCTTTGGCCTCGTTGCTAAAATGATCTGGGAAGCCGCTCCGATCAGACGTCAAAATAATCAAACACACAAATCACAAACCATGAATTATCTTGACTATACGATTGAGTTCTTTCCCGAAGAGGGTAAATATCATCACGATGGTCACCGTCTCTGTGGGGTAAACTGGAATCCAGAAGAGCGCAAACGACACCAAGGTATGTGTACCAGTTGCGGCAAACCTGTCACAGTCGGCGTTCTCTCGAGGATTGATGCCCTGGCTGATCGTCCGCTTGGCTTCAGGCCCGATGGCGCGCCGCGTTTTCTCTCGATCGTTCCCATTCGCGATATTGCTTCGGCTCTGCTTTTAGTCGGTAAAAAGACCAAAGCAGTCGATAAACTTTACACCTCGCTCATAAGCTCGCTTGGCCCGGAGTTTGATGTGCTGCTAGATGCTCCAGTCGAAAAAGTACGCGAGGCAAGTTCGGAGAATTTTGCCGAAATTATCGCCGCGATGCGCGCTGGCAACGTCTGCATGCGCCCCGGTTATGATGGAGTTTATGGCGTTTTGGAACTTCCTTCACATCAGCCAAAGCAGACGTCGTTATTTCAAAAGGCGTAGTCTATGACCGATAAAACTCACCAAATTCTTGGACTCGCGACCGCCACAGTCGGATTTTTTGTGATTCATCCCGATATTGATCTTACCTGGTCGGTCGCTGGCACTCTTCTCTTTGGTTCGTTTTTTGGCTCGATCTTGCCAGACATCGATCAACCGACATCGAATTTTTGGGATTCAGTGCCGCTTGGGAAGATCATCAATAGGCCGCTTGCCAAGACGCTTGGTGGTCATCGTAATCTCTCACACTCAATTCTTGGGTTTCTCTTATTTACCTGGATCGTTGGCTGGTTATTCACGGCGCTCATTCGTCCAGACAGCTTTGTCAGTCAAGTTATTTTCCTCGAAAGTTTCCAACTTGGATTTATTGCGCACCTAATTGCCGATTCAGTTACCGTTCAGGGAATCCCGGTTTTTTGGCCATTGGGCGGCAACATGGGTTTTCCGCCTCGACCACTGCATGGAGCGCGTATCCTAACAGGCAAGTGGTTTGAGAATTTAGTTGTTTTCCCGGTGTCGATTCTTGGTTTTATTTTTCTACTCGCCAATTACTCGAATCGCCTTTGCTTGATTTTGTCAGATTGGTTATGTCGGTAGTGTCGATATGCCTGAATTACCTGAAGTCGAGATAGTCGCGCGAGGTTTGGCCAAGCGATTAGTCGATCAAACCGTGATCAATGTCCAGGTGTCGAATCAAAAGAGTTTCCTTGCAGACGCGGCAGATATTCAAAAGCACCTCATTCGCGCGCGCGTCCTATCGGTGAGGCGACGGCAAAAGTTGATTCTGATTGAATTATCGAACGGCTGGATGTTAGTTATTCATCTTAAAATGACGGGACAATTGATATTTTTATCAAGCAAAAAATCCTTCGTCGGTGGGCATCCGGAGAAGGTTTACACTCAATCGTTGCCTAACAAACATACGCATGTGGTCATTAATTTCAGCCACGGTATTCTATATTTCAACGATTTGCGCAAATTCGGCTGGATGCGTCTCTTTACTCGGCGAAAAGAGACGGACAGCAGACATCGGTCGATCGAAGAATTCTTGCAAGCGTTAATGCTCGGGCCAGAGCCACTCGAAGGAGATTTTACGGTTCAGTGGTTAAAAGATCGGTTGCAGAAGCGACAGATTCCTATCAAGCAAGCATTAATGGATCAAAAAATCGCCGCCGGGGTCGGAAATATTTATGCCGACGAAGCTTTGTTTCGAGCTGGCATTCAACCCGAACGGTTGGCAAAATCTTTGAAAATCCAAGAAATCGCAAAATTACATCGAACCATTCGAGATGTTTTGCGCTTAGGCATTATTCGGGGCGGCACTAGTGTCAATACCTATCTAAATAGCGAGGGCACGCCCGGTAAGATGCAAGCGTACTTAAAAGTTTATGGGCGTAGAGGGCAAAGGTGTTTCAAATGTAAGCATCTGATTAAACGAATTCGAATTGGTCAACGCTCAACACATTTTTGTCCAGTGTGCCAGAAATAATTTGTCATAACTTCCTTGTCTTTTCTCCTGTCAGTCGGTAATCTCAAGAAATGAAACCGACTTTACTTGTCCTGGCGGCAGGTGTTGGCAGTCGTTACGGCGGACTTAAACAGCTTGATCTCGTTGGTTCGCTGGGGACAATTATCGATTATTCAGTTTACGATGCCCTGGAGGTTGGTTTTGGCAAAATTGTTTTTGTAATTAACAAACTTCTGCAAGCGGAATTTGAAACGAAAATCGGCAGGAAATATGCTAAAGTTTGCGAGATTGCGTACGTGCGCCAAGAGCTCACGAGCGATTTGCTAGTTGGATTCAATCTACCGTCCGCGCGCAGTAAGCCCTGGGGAACGGGACATGCAATTTTAGTTGCCGAAGAGGCGATTCAAGAACCTTTCGTGGTGGTGAATGCGGATGATTTTTATGGCCGAGAATCTTTTCGGGTGATTGCAAATTTTTTACGTTCGTCGAATGAGTACGGCTTGGTTGGTTTTACGCTTAAAAACACTCTCTCAAAGCACGGGACAGTCTCACGCGGCATCTGCCGTCTTGATAAAGGTAGTTATCTCACGAACGTGACTGAACTAACTCGGATCGGTATTGACGATGATCAAATTTATTATCTCGATGCTTATGATCAGCGCCAGGCGCTGACTGGCCGCGAAACAGTTTCAATGGGAATGTGGGCTTTCCAGCCGACAATTTTCAAGCACTTGCGTCAGCAGTTTCTAGAATTTCTTACTGCGCGCGGCCAGGATCTCAAAGCTGAATTTTTTATTCCAACTGTTGTCAGTCGCCTTATCGAGACCCAGCAAGCTAGAGTGCGGGTTTTGAGCTCCAATTCCAGATGGTTCGGCATGACACTTAAAGAAGATCGAGAAAACGTTCGTCAAACACTTAACGCCTTAAAGGAGCAATATGAAGATTTCATTCCACAGTCAGGCGCTCGATAAACTTGCGCTTGAAGCCTTAATTGTACCGCTCGCAGTTGGTGGCGCATCTAAAATGCCGGCCGAATTGCAATCTAAAATCCCCCAAACAGCTTTTGCAAGTTTTCAGGGAAAAATTGGTCAGCACGTCGCTATTTTCCCGAATCAAGGCGTTCTTGAGAGAATTATCTTAGTGGGTTTGGGTGATACTCAAAGCGACATTGCCTTGACTGAACGCTTGCGGCGCTCGGTCGCTTTTGGGACGCGTGAGAGTCTTAAGTTGTCAGCGAGTAAAATTGGAATCTACCTGCCGGAAACTAATGAGACTGTCCTCTATGAATCCGCGCTAATGCCGATTTTAGCGGCTTATAGATATGAAAAACATCGTTCCAAAAAAGAAGATCATAAAGAACTTGAACATCTTGTTTTAATCGGTGACAAGAAGCTTGCCAAGACCCGATCGATTCTTGAGTGGGTTGCAATTATTGCTGACAGTGTGCGAATTGCGCGCGACCTTGTGAATGCTCCGAGTAATATTATGACACCGAAGAGGCTTGCTCAAGCGGCGCGAACGATGATGAGTGGCATCAAGCATTGCACAATCGCAACTTGGGGATTGCCTGAACTGATGCGCAAAAAGTTTGGCGCTCTTCTAGCCGTTGCCCAGGGTTCGGATGAAGAACCTCAACTCATCACTCTGCAATATCAACCGCCAGCCGCGAAGAAAACAGTTGTTTTTGTTGGTAAGGGTGTAACCTTTGACACCGGCGGCATCAATCTCAAGCCTGAACGCGGGATCGAGGGCATGCAGATGGATATGGCTGGTGGCGCGATTGTACTCACAGCCGTAACTGCAATCGCGAAGCTCAAGCTCCCAATTCGCGTCATCGCGATCGTACCAGCGACTGAAAACATGCCAAGCGGCGCCGCGCTTAAGCCTGGAGATATAGTGACTACGCTAGCTGGCCTAACAATTGAGGTTGCTAATACCGATGCCGAGGGGCGCATGATTTTAGCCGATGCGCTTACTTACGCCGCCGATTTTAAACCCGATCAGATAATCGATTGCGCCACGCTCACCGGCGCCGCTCTCGTTGCTTTGGGCGAAGAGCAGGCCGCCTTAATCGGCAATAATTCTACGTTCGTTGATCAAATAATAAAGGCGGGTACGGTAACTGGAGAAGAGCTGTGTCGTTTGCCGCTCACCGATGATTACCGAGAGCATGTTAAAAGCGAGATCGCTGATGTTAAAAACGTTGGCCGAAAGAGCAATGCCGGGGTAATTTCAGGGGCGGCGTTTTTAGAAAAATTCGTTCCCAAAGATCTGCCTTGGGCGCATATCGATTTGGCTGGACCGGCCATTCGTTCTTACCCTCGCTCCTATGAACCAAAGGGTGGCACGGGCTGGGGAGTCCGTCTCCTGATTGAATATATTCATTCATGCATTTCAGAGGCATAAAATGCGAATTCTGCTTATTCAATGTCGGACTGATGCTTCGCAGGCGCATGAACAATACTGTGTGCAAACGCATGCTGGTCAATCAGTTAAAACCTTGACAGTTGTTAATCCGATTATAGAGCCAGGTTCGGTACAGGCGGCGGGTTTTGATTATGACGCGGTCATTCTGGGCGGTTCGGGCGAGTTCCAGCTTTCACGGCCCACTCCTGAACTTGGATGCGCTTTAGATGAACTTTGCCCTATTCTCGACCAAATTTTAGAACGAGAGTTGCCATTTTTAGGTATGTGTTTTGGCCATCAAATTTTAGCTTGGCACTTAGGTATGCCTGTTGAGGAAAATCACGAAGAATCTCAAATTGGGAGTTTTGAGGTTAGTCTTTCTGAAAATGGTCAAGCTGATCCAATTTTTCAAGGTATTCCAGCAACTTTCATAGCTCAACATGGGCATAAAGATTGTGTTATGCGACTGCCACTAAATGCAACTCATCTTGCCAGCGGCGCCCGACACTGTAATGATGGCTATCGCATTGGATCGCGGGCATATGGTTTACAATTTCATCCCGAGCTCACTCTTGACGATCTTATTGAACGACTAAAACTTTATCCGAGTTATTTGAAAGGTAAAACTCTTGAAGAAGCCCGCGGAGATTTTCAGGCTTCTCCAGAAGCGCCCAAGGTTCTCAAAAATTTTTTTGCCCTCGCTCGTATTGGCTAGTGTCAGCAGACGATTAGAGAGGATACACCTATGACCATACTCAAAACTCGTGGCGTTGTGCTCAAGCGTCGGGTTTACGGCGAGGCGGATCGAATTCTTACTATCCTGACGCCGCGTCTCGGTAAAATTACGGCAATCGCCAAAGGCTCACGTCGGCCAACGAGCAAATTGGTCGGCCATTTAGAATTATTCTATCTGGTTGATTGGGTGCTCGCTGAAGGTCGAACTTGGTACATTGTTTCCAGCGCTGAAACAGTCGTATCTTTTCAAAACTTGCAAAAAGAGTTGTCCATAACGAGTGCGGCTGGCTATATCGCCACACTCATTGATCGAGTTTTACCGGAGGGTGAAACATCGTCCCGACTCTATCATTTAGCAATCGAGACATTCACAACCTTGACCCGCGCCCATGCCGAGCTGATTCTTCGTCAAACTGAATGGCAAATTTTACTTGCGATTGGCTTACGGCCCGAATTACATCGGTGCAGTCATTGTGCTCAAGCATTAACACCAACTCATCTCGGTCTATGCCCAACACGAGGCGGTGCGCTGTGTGTGAATTGCCTGATGAGCGAAGCAATCCACATTCCAGTTACCGCAACCACACTCAAGCTTTTACGTCTTTTTGAACAGGCGCCAAAAATGCTTGCGCGGCGCCTAGTAGTCCCGAAAGCAATCACTCAAGAGCTTGAGCGGGTCACTCGCGCTTTCCTAGAACACGCCCTGGAGAAGCCAATCCCATTTCAAGGGTTAATCGCACATGCTAACAATTAACCTCGCCGCTATCCGAGAGAACATTCGGATTTTGAAAACAGCGGCGGCGCCTGCCAAATTCATGGCTGTCGTTAAAAATAATGCCTATGGTCATGGTCTAATCGAGGTCGCTCAAGCGGCGCTTGAAGCAGGCAGTGATTGGCTCGGCGTGATCCATGTGAGTGAAGGCGTCCAGTTACGCGATACGGGCATCACGGCGCCAATTCTTGTACTCGGCTACGTGCCGCCCGAAGATATTCCTCACGCAGTTCACTATCGTATCGATATTCCACTCATCAATCTTGAGCACGCGCACAAGGTGCGCTCAAAAATTCCGACTGGCAAGAAACTTCGCGTGCATCTCAAGATTGAAACCGGGCTCAATCGTTTTGGCGTCACAAGCCTTGAACTCTTGGAGCTCGCTCAATTTATTGGTTTAAGATCAGCGCATTCCGGACAAAACTCGGCTTTTAGCCCGATCGGAGTTTATTCACATTTGGCGGCTGTCGAAGAAGTGGCTTTTGGCCATGCTCGGCTTCAACTTGACAATTTTGATGAACAGACACGTCGCCTCGGCGCGCATAAAAATGGAGACTTATTGCGCCACATTGCCGCTACGGCCGCAATTTTAATGTTGCCAGAAAGCCATCTCGATTTAGTGCGTTCAGGGATTGGTATTTATGGTCTCTGGCCGTCAGCCGAGATTGCCCGTCGAGTTGACCATCCAACAGCTCGACTTCAACCAGCGCTCGAATGGAGCGAGCCGATCGCCGAGCTTAAAAAGGTTCAGGCAAATCAGCCTGTTGGTTACGGTTGTTCGTGGAAACCGATCAAAGATGCGACCGTTGCATTAATAGCAATAGGTTATGCTGACGGACTGGATCGGAAGTTTTCTAGCATTGGAGTTGTTGAGGTGCTGGATACAGAGTGTCCAATCGTCGGCAGAATTTGTACGAACGTGACTTTTATCGACGTTACGCATGTGCCACGGGTAACAGTCGGCGACGAGGTGATTTTATTATCAGCCTCACAAACTTCGCCTGCTTCTGCGCAGGCACAGGCGGATCGAATTAATACTATTCACTATGAGTTAGTTAGTCGATTGCCAATACACATCCAACGATCGTATATTCAATAACTTATGATCGGAATTTTTGATTCAGGAGTTGGAGGTTTGTTTGTTTTTAAGCGCCTGCAGAGCGCCTTGCCGAAGAATTCTTTTATTTATTTAGCTGATCAGGCTTTTGCGCCCTATGGCGAGCGAACGCAAAGTGAGATCCAAGCGCGCACAAAAAAGATAGTTGAATTTTTAGTTCATAAAGGCTCGCGGCTGATAGTAATTGCTTGCAATACAGCCACCCTGAACGCAGTGAACTTCCTCCGCAAAACATTCCCAGTCCTTCCTATCGTTGGTATGGAGCCGGCTGTTAAGCCCGCAACCAAAAGACATAAAAATATCATCGTTTTGGGTACGAACTCGACGGTACGGAATAGACGCTATCGCACGCTTATTAACCGTTATGCCGCTGGCAAACAAGTTTGGCACCTGGGCGCGCCAGATTTGGTGCGCCAAGTTGAACGCGGTGAACTCGATGATTTGACCGCGCTCAAGAATATTTTAAGTTCACCAACTCAAGCTGGTGCGACCGCTTTTGTAGTTGGATGTACTCACTTTTCATTTTTAACTCCGGCTATTCAACGCATCTGCTCAGGCCTTGAAATTTTCGATGGAGCCGAAGGAACGGTCGCTGAAGCGGCGCGCCAGGCGATTGCTTTGAATTTGAAAGATCACAAGCCGACCAATCAATTTTTTACGACTGGAGCAAGTAAAAAAGTTTCGTTTTTGGGGCAAGCCATTAACTTAAACGCTCTTTACCCGTCGCAAGTCACGGGTATACAATGCAAGCAATGACAAAATATTCAGAAAATTTTATGGAGATACTCGTTTCGCTCGCCAAGCGGCGTGGGTTTGTGTTCCCCTCGGCCGAGATTTACGGCGGTCTTGGAGCTGTCTGGGACTACGGTCCGCTCGGGGCACTTATGAAGCAAAATTTACGCACTCTTTGGCTCGAGCGGTTTATCTATAGTCGCCAGGATGTTATTCCGATTGAGGCTTCTATTCTTACTAATCGAAAAGTGCTTCAGGCTTCCGGCCACGAAAAAGGATTTAGCGACTCGCTCGTTGAGTGTCGAATCTGTCACGAACGGTTTCGGTCAGATCACGAGATACCACAGGCAAAAGATCACAAGCATGACCTGACTAAAGCAAAGCAGTTCAATATTATGTTTAAGACTTACGCTGGGCCAATCGAGAATGAGGGCAACCTAGTTTATCTAAGACCCGAAACAGCCCAAGGAATGTTTACTAATTTCAAACTTGTTGCCGATGCTCTCCGTTTGCACCCTCCGTTTGGCATTGCTCAGATTGGCAAAAATTTCCGGAATGAAATTACGACCGGTCATTTTATCTTTAGATTGCGTGAACTCGAAATTGCCGAACTTGAGTATTATGTCTTACCTGAAGACGCGGCGCGTTGGAACGATGTTTGGGTCAAGGAATGGCAAACTTTTTTTGCCGATCTTGGTTTGAGTGGTGATAAAGTTCGAATTCGAATTCTTGAGGCGGATGAGCGGGCTCACTATGCCGCCTCCAATATGGACTTTGAGTATGAATTTCCTTTTGGCTGGGGCGAATTTGCCGGCGTTGCTAATCGAACCGACTACGACTTGAAGAATCATATTGAGCATTCAGGCAAAGACCTAACCTGGTTTAATGAGGAAGCTAAAGAGAAAATAATTCCTTATGTGATCGAGCCAACACTCGGACTTGATCGCCTTTTGATGGCTCTTCTTGTGCAGGGTCTCATGATTTCTGATGGAACCGATGGGCGCGAAGCGGGGGAGATGGTTTTGAAACTCCATCCGCGAGTTGCACCAATCACGGTCGCAGTCTTTCCGCTTGTCAAAAAGGAAGGGCTGGCGGAGCTTGCGGGTGAAATTGCGATGGAACTTCGCACAAGCAGAATTGGTTATATTCAAACGGATGAGTCGGGTTCGATTGGACGACGCTATCGCCGTCAAGATGAAATTGGCACACCATTTTGCGTTACAGTCGATTTTCAAACCAAAGAAGATGGCACTGTGACGATCCGCCAGCGCGACACACTTAAACAGGAACGCGTTCATCGCACCGAACTCGCTGTTAAACTTAAAGAATCACTTGCATAAAAAACCTGGCGGGAGGATGCGCCAGGCTAAAGAAAGGGTGACTATAAAAAAACTTGTCGAGTGTCTGATGTTGCCTCGACTAATTTTCTACTCTCACCATCCGGAGGTCTCGTGTTCCAGGCACGCGATCTCGCCTTCTTCACAGATTGGCAATCCAGGCTTTTGCCGACCTGCGAGGATCGCATCGAGTTCATCGATGTCGAACGGCGCCGCGACGTATCTTTCCAGGATTTTGACCAGGAAATCCTGGAAAGATCGACCATAGTGGGCTTTAATCGGATGCAGATTGAAAGCCCAACAGATGGCCTCGCGAGCTATTCGTGAAACGCGGCGGTTGCCGACTGTTATCTCGGCGTACAGTCGCAGTCCGCGTTCGAAAAGCTCGCTTCGCTCGTCTGGCGAACATCTTCTGTGCCGATCGCCAACCAGCAATTGGACGATCTGGTGAACGTTGCCATTTTCGGCAACGTTGGTGGCGTCAAAGCCCGTGGTGCTGACGCCACACTCTTTGAGAAGCCCGAAGGCTTCTCGGACCTCTGTGACAGGGGTTATTGCCCCCATTCCAAAGATCATATTCAGTTCCTCCGTTCGCTTTTTGCTCGTGAGTGAGCACAAGCAGTATGATAATATCATAGAAAGACATCGAGATACTGAATATGAAGGAGGGGGATGGGGCAATTGAAAACCAGTTCGCCAAACGGCCGACTTTTAATTTGGGTTTATGCGCTTGGAGCCGGTGTGGCCGCAATGAGCACCCCGGTACTGTTTGTAATTCTGCCGTTTTTAATTCAAGAATTTTCTTTGAACGCAATGGACATTGAATGGACACTGGTGGCGCGCACGTTGCCATTTGTTCTGGCATTTCTCGTGGCCGGATCACTCGCCAGGCGATTCTCAATGCGAAACTTGCTGATTTTAAGCTCAATCTTTATTATATTCGGCTCAATTGCCGCCATTGATGCCTGGGCGCTAACTTCATTACTCGCGGCTCAAATTCTAATTGGCCTTGGAGCCGGTTTATTTTTGTCAATTAGTCTGACTTTTCTAAAAGCAGTGACTGCTAAAACGCAGTTGGCAAATATGATGCGCATATGGTTTTTAGGCGCTGTCCTTCTAGCCGCTCTCGGCCCATTGATTGCGGGTTGGTTAATGTTGAAAGGAGAGTGGCCAGCCGTGTTTTGGTTTCAGATTCTCGTTTTTGTTATTACGAGCGGAGCGCTTTTAAAGCAAGGTGCGATTGAGGAACCCGCAAGCTCAAAAATTGAGATTGATTGGCTAGGCTGGATTCTCCTGGCCTTGATACTTTTCGGTTTAAGTTTTGCCTCGATTCAACTGCCCAATTTAGGACCTAATAGTTTCTCTGTGCTCTTGGCGCTGACGGCGAGCTTTGTTATAGCAGTTGTTTTTATCTTCGTTGAATTAGCCGCTCCCGCGCCTCTGATAAACTTAACTCTTTTCAAATCAAGAACGCCTTTAGGCGCCAACGGCGCGAGTCTTTTACTTGCTTCGGCTCTGGGTATTTTTCTGATTGTTTTGACGCTTGAGCTTGAGCAGGTTCAAAAACTTTCTCCTCCCTTGATCGGTCTCACTCTGGCTTTGCCCGGCTTAAGCGCGTTGATATTGAGGGGGCCGGCGTATCTAATGACCGATCGTTTAGGCGCTCGACTTCCGCTTTTGGTTGGCGCAATTTTGATGGCCGTGGGTTTTATGGAACTTGCCCGGATTAGCCTCACTGCTCCTTACCTCTCCGACATCTTGCCAGGTGTAATTCTTTTGGGGTTTGGTTTGCCTTTCGTTCGCGCCTCGCTTAGACAGTCGGCATTGCAAGTTGAAGAAGAGCAAATTGAACACGCCTCAAGATTGAACGCCGGACTTGGCCACCTGACTTTCTTGATAGTGGCAACTTTTTTCTTGGGCAACATGATGAGCGCGACTAAGCAGGAACTCGTGCGTGAACTCAATGGCGTGATTTTACTCTCACAGGATCGCATTTCAATCCTAAAAGCGGCGCAGAACCTAGAGCCGATCACTTTTTCGGTTTCACTTGATGATTTTGCGCGCCAAGCAATTAAGCAGAGTGTTAAAAATGCCCAGCATTTAGGGCATAAAAAAATGTTTAATATTGCTTCAGCCTTAGCGTTTGGAGCCGCTTTAATTGCGATCTTTCTTCTGCCAGCGTATAAAACACCGCCGAATCCAAAAAGAAAAGAGGCTTTAACGCCTCTATGAGACCTGTTTCAAGGGTCTCTATTTCTTGCAACCAAGCTCAAGCGCCTGCCGGAGAACGATTAAGTGGGGTTCGGCCAAAAAAACGTGGAGCTCGCCACTTATCTCTCTGGGTTTGGGTTCGCCGTGAGCCTTGACCGCCCAATCG
The DNA window shown above is from Candidatus Berkelbacteria bacterium and carries:
- a CDS encoding MFS transporter, whose amino-acid sequence is MGQLKTSSPNGRLLIWVYALGAGVAAMSTPVLFVILPFLIQEFSLNAMDIEWTLVARTLPFVLAFLVAGSLARRFSMRNLLILSSIFIIFGSIAAIDAWALTSLLAAQILIGLGAGLFLSISLTFLKAVTAKTQLANMMRIWFLGAVLLAALGPLIAGWLMLKGEWPAVFWFQILVFVITSGALLKQGAIEEPASSKIEIDWLGWILLALILFGLSFASIQLPNLGPNSFSVLLALTASFVIAVVFIFVELAAPAPLINLTLFKSRTPLGANGASLLLASALGIFLIVLTLELEQVQKLSPPLIGLTLALPGLSALILRGPAYLMTDRLGARLPLLVGAILMAVGFMELARISLTAPYLSDILPGVILLGFGLPFVRASLRQSALQVEEEQIEHASRLNAGLGHLTFLIVATFFLGNMMSATKQELVRELNGVILLSQDRISILKAAQNLEPITFSVSLDDFARQAIKQSVKNAQHLGHKKMFNIASALAFGAALIAIFLLPAYKTPPNPKRKEALTPL